From a single Triplophysa rosa linkage group LG1, Trosa_1v2, whole genome shotgun sequence genomic region:
- the LOC130559658 gene encoding zinc finger MYM-type protein 1-like, which translates to MRLQFFGKLSIAEQLDVGYRIGIRRHNEEVTKNRHILSRIIDCVKFCGAFELALRGHNESESSDNPGIFRGLVDFVASLDGVLKEHHENASVFKGTSKTVQNELLDCMLSVMMEHIIQEAQNSDFLSVQADETTDIATQCQLVLVLRYIDGKSNVQERFFAFIHLHSTTADSIATALKEHLTVILPEDQKSKLISQAYDGASVMRGATAGVQRKIQDVYPNAHYIHCYAHQLNLIMQKATSHIPKVRIFFLTLDDLPAFFQDQPSAQMFLIKYILIVAHRLPTSSSVRWNFHSRAINTVFEHREGLIRCFETIRDSGDFDPVTSREAGGFAMLLEDQDFNFFLQLFHNIMPHVDILYAKLQKKDIDSVHIKGSIQQFQQDIQKIRNSLHSLVNQSSEGASQPKRRRSLSPVSSSGVPSLSD; encoded by the exons ATGAGGCTCCAGTTTTTTGGGAAGCTTAGCATTGCTGAACAGCTAGATGTAGGCTACAGGATTGGCATTAGAAGGCACAATGAAGAGGTCACAAAAAATCgacacatcctgtctagaataaTAGACTGTGTAAAATTTTGTGGCGCATTTGAGCTGGCTTTGCGTGGCCACAATGAGAGCGAGAGCTCAGATAACCCCGGGATATTCCGTGGCTTGGTCGACTTTGTTGCTTCTCTTGATGGAGTTTTGAAAGAGCACCACGAGAATGCCTCTGTGTTTAAGGGAACTTCGAAAACCGTGCAGAACGAGCTGTTGGactgtatgttgtctgttaTGATGGAACACATAATCCAAGAAGCACAAAACAGCGATTTTCTATCAGTCCAGGCCGACGAGACCACCGATATTGCCACACAGTGCCAACTTGTGCTTGTGCTGCGCTACATTGATGGCAAAAGCAACGTACAGGAgaggttttttgcttttattcatctgcattcaactacagctgattccatcgctacagcactaaaagagcatcttactgtcatccttccagaagatcagaagagtaaactcatctcccaagcgtatgatggagccagcgtgatgagaggtgccactgcaggtgttcaaaggaagattcaagatgtgtacccaaatgcccattacatccactgctatgcgcatcagctcaatctaataatgcaaaaggccacttctcacatacccaaagttagaattttttttctaaccTTGGATGATTTGCCAGCTTTTTTTCAAGATCAACCAAGCGCACAGATGTTCTTGATAAAGTACATCTTGATAGTTGCCCATAGACTACCAACATCAAGCAGTGTTAGATGGAACTTCCACAGCCGTGCCATCAATACAGTGTTTGAGCACAGAGAGGGCCTCATTCGCTGTTTTGAAACTATTCGAGACTCAGGTGACTTTGACCCTGTTACCAGCAGAGAGGCAGGAGGCTTTGCCATGCTGCTGGAGGAtcaggattttaatttttttctgcaacttttccacaacatcatgccacacgtggacatcctctatgccaaactccagaagaaggacatagattcagtccacattaaggggagcatccagcagttccagcaggacatacagaagatcag AAATTCTCTCCATTCTCTGGTTAACCAAAGCAGTGAAGGAGCTTCTCAACCAAAGAGGCGGCGGTCGCTTAGTCCAGTTTCCTCTAGTGGTGTGCCCTCTTTAtctgattga